In Paraburkholderia caribensis, a single window of DNA contains:
- a CDS encoding tetratricopeptide repeat protein yields the protein MNDKTNDKRPRIVPTWLVYTLTGVVLATMYGVSPRGGLRQRVASVGAPSELSVAYLEAWSRVRPDNEEFLSLLGAQYLYLGRTDDAERIATRMEALGSDDMMRSAMMLHLSVTEQRTFAIPEDDPRRVAALDDLRARLTQAAQLPWAPKDLEWLAQRSAAVGMPDVAARLYARLSANDPDGRTKWDTQITRYALQVGDYHAAADAWFRQEAVAQTRDEQRRCFVAGVRVLQSGNLLDDALTAADAHLGKLADDPATLIVMLNLARAANRPDAVDRYAKLLAKYALAEPTSPLAGHVRAAAQAGYAYMDGPVAYRHGGSLVSLRAAMREAAAQQQGEVRVIRVATQAVPAQQAASSVNGVDASAVRSDPSVANVVFQAFVESGDLASAQKIAAQQVQRDPHSVEWVKRLAQVAEWNRDPSLALKSWLDYAQLSNDQVGWQNVLRIAPMLDDDEAYLTALVHEARAKPNDLKLIDDVTATYERLGRPDDGLAFLRSLPRATNADAIDQRIGQLAERAGHDDQALATYRAVQARHPNDANAALRTASVLYRQGDYRASLAALKTARAGAKDSDEDFWRNYAELARLLQRDDDANEAYRHLIASGAATPEDLGDMTYFYDPYPIDAGRVAELRYRRDHTVRALQDAIFYYTDAQAMDRIAFLLASLSPEELKAAEASPALLGVRAEYYRLINEPQKALADLKRAVDLPGASSDLRAAYLWTLVDYGSDGDLREALKRWRGSADQSSALWEPYAAAEMRLNRPVAALEYLRRQSAMMSRDPLWLLTYADAQEQAGHDGLAWSIRKKVWLQMQQDEAQLVKLHGAQRAAMRGRTAQDAETLEDLRGRRVTLSAEYATGDTSAALLDSLMSARPATADNAIARRTMIGTAKGLPGGAPLDGAGLPENARVRGAVAKEVAVAWALSKESNPLAKRWLAQQYAERLSRPADAQLTIALAENDIPEMERLLAVERSRLPVNDRIDATIAVDRPDRAQQLAFDALDGAPEDTDLHTRVTETTLDWPQSIDADVVNHIEHPLDYVETTLAASRKIAERYLVGVTAVQHFQHSTDITQLVNVPSVDRWLNIYGERQTRDTSLTVTGGRRVGSAAFYTLDLAGEVGRNSPLTLGVRAGRNQVADENQALLVGGMKDNVIGDLTYRMTERITFTGSVEADRFYSQARNYIGSGVLSTAEVSYRIRTSYPDYTLRALITHGGYGASGQADALMTRLLPTALQPATPQDFMPDTYTQYGFYFGFGNDLREQYTHAWRPFFDVGIVHDSIQGWGPDVSLGIAGTVLGGDHLAVFLQHQRVSKIGTPVTLLGATYKWFY from the coding sequence GTGAACGATAAAACGAACGACAAACGTCCCCGTATCGTTCCGACGTGGCTCGTCTACACGCTCACGGGCGTCGTGCTCGCGACCATGTACGGCGTGTCGCCGCGCGGCGGCTTGCGCCAGCGCGTCGCGTCCGTCGGCGCGCCCAGCGAGTTGAGTGTCGCGTATCTGGAAGCGTGGTCGAGGGTGCGGCCCGACAACGAGGAATTCCTGTCGCTATTGGGCGCGCAGTATCTGTATCTGGGGCGCACCGACGACGCCGAACGTATCGCCACGCGCATGGAAGCGCTCGGCAGCGACGACATGATGCGCAGCGCGATGATGCTGCATCTGTCCGTGACGGAGCAGCGCACCTTCGCGATTCCCGAAGACGATCCGCGCCGCGTGGCCGCGCTCGACGATCTGCGCGCGCGCCTGACCCAGGCCGCGCAGCTGCCGTGGGCGCCGAAGGATCTGGAATGGCTCGCGCAACGTTCGGCCGCCGTCGGCATGCCCGATGTCGCGGCGCGTCTGTACGCGCGTCTGTCGGCCAACGATCCCGACGGACGCACGAAGTGGGACACGCAGATCACGCGCTACGCACTGCAGGTCGGCGACTATCACGCAGCCGCTGACGCATGGTTCCGTCAGGAAGCCGTGGCGCAGACGCGCGACGAGCAACGCCGTTGCTTTGTCGCAGGCGTGCGCGTGCTGCAATCGGGCAATCTGCTCGACGACGCGCTGACAGCCGCCGACGCGCATCTCGGCAAGCTCGCCGACGATCCCGCCACGCTTATCGTGATGCTCAATCTCGCCCGCGCGGCGAATCGTCCCGATGCGGTGGACCGGTACGCGAAGCTGCTGGCGAAGTACGCGCTCGCCGAGCCGACGTCGCCGCTGGCCGGGCATGTGCGCGCCGCGGCGCAAGCGGGCTATGCGTATATGGATGGTCCCGTCGCGTACCGGCATGGCGGCTCGCTCGTCAGCCTGCGCGCCGCGATGCGCGAGGCAGCGGCGCAACAGCAGGGCGAAGTGCGCGTGATCCGCGTCGCCACGCAAGCCGTGCCGGCGCAGCAAGCCGCAAGCAGCGTGAATGGTGTGGACGCTTCGGCAGTCCGTTCGGACCCGAGCGTCGCGAATGTCGTGTTTCAGGCCTTCGTCGAATCGGGCGATCTCGCGAGCGCGCAGAAAATCGCCGCGCAGCAGGTGCAGCGCGATCCGCATTCGGTGGAGTGGGTCAAGCGTCTCGCGCAGGTCGCCGAATGGAATCGCGATCCGTCGCTCGCGCTGAAGTCGTGGCTCGATTATGCGCAACTGTCGAACGATCAGGTCGGCTGGCAGAACGTGCTGCGCATCGCGCCGATGCTCGACGACGACGAAGCCTATCTGACGGCACTCGTGCACGAAGCGCGCGCGAAGCCGAACGACCTGAAACTGATCGACGACGTCACGGCAACCTACGAACGCCTCGGCCGTCCCGACGACGGCCTCGCATTCCTGCGCTCGCTGCCGCGCGCGACGAACGCCGATGCGATCGATCAACGCATCGGCCAGCTTGCCGAGCGTGCGGGTCATGACGATCAGGCACTCGCGACCTATCGGGCAGTGCAGGCGCGTCATCCGAACGACGCGAATGCGGCGCTGCGCACCGCGAGCGTGCTGTACCGGCAGGGCGACTATCGTGCGTCGCTGGCCGCGCTGAAGACGGCGCGCGCGGGCGCGAAAGATAGCGACGAAGATTTCTGGCGCAACTACGCGGAACTCGCGCGTCTGCTGCAACGGGACGACGACGCGAACGAAGCGTATCGCCATCTGATCGCGAGCGGCGCGGCGACGCCAGAAGACCTCGGCGACATGACGTACTTCTACGATCCGTATCCGATCGATGCGGGCCGCGTCGCCGAATTGCGTTATCGCCGCGATCACACGGTGCGCGCGTTGCAGGACGCGATCTTCTACTACACCGACGCGCAGGCGATGGACCGCATCGCGTTTCTGCTCGCGAGTCTCTCGCCTGAAGAACTGAAGGCGGCGGAAGCCTCGCCCGCGCTGCTCGGCGTGCGCGCCGAATACTACCGTCTCATCAACGAGCCGCAGAAGGCACTCGCCGATCTGAAGCGCGCCGTCGATTTGCCGGGCGCGAGTTCCGATCTGCGCGCCGCGTACCTGTGGACGCTGGTCGACTACGGCAGCGACGGCGATCTGCGCGAAGCGCTCAAGCGTTGGCGCGGCAGTGCCGATCAAAGCTCGGCTCTGTGGGAGCCATACGCAGCCGCCGAAATGCGCCTGAACCGGCCCGTCGCGGCGCTCGAATATCTGCGCCGCCAGTCGGCGATGATGTCGCGCGATCCGCTATGGCTGCTCACCTATGCCGACGCGCAGGAACAGGCGGGGCACGACGGACTCGCGTGGTCGATCCGCAAGAAGGTGTGGCTGCAGATGCAGCAGGACGAAGCGCAGCTCGTGAAACTGCACGGCGCGCAGCGCGCGGCGATGCGCGGGCGCACCGCGCAGGACGCCGAGACGCTCGAAGATCTGCGCGGCCGGCGCGTGACGCTTTCGGCCGAATATGCAACGGGCGATACGTCGGCTGCGCTGCTCGACAGCCTGATGTCGGCGCGGCCCGCGACGGCTGACAATGCCATCGCACGCCGCACCATGATCGGCACGGCGAAGGGCCTGCCGGGCGGCGCGCCGCTGGACGGCGCAGGGCTGCCGGAGAATGCGCGCGTGCGCGGCGCCGTCGCGAAAGAAGTGGCGGTGGCGTGGGCGCTGTCGAAGGAAAGCAATCCGCTGGCCAAGCGCTGGCTTGCGCAGCAATACGCGGAACGCCTGTCGCGTCCCGCCGATGCGCAGCTGACCATCGCGCTCGCCGAGAACGATATTCCCGAGATGGAGCGCCTGCTCGCGGTGGAGCGCTCGCGCCTGCCCGTCAACGACCGCATCGACGCGACGATCGCCGTCGACCGGCCGGACCGCGCGCAGCAGCTCGCGTTCGACGCGCTCGACGGCGCGCCGGAAGACACCGACCTGCATACGCGCGTGACGGAAACGACGCTCGACTGGCCGCAATCGATCGACGCCGATGTGGTCAACCATATCGAGCATCCACTCGATTACGTCGAAACCACGCTCGCGGCCAGCCGCAAGATCGCCGAGCGCTATCTGGTCGGCGTGACGGCCGTGCAGCACTTCCAGCATTCGACCGACATCACGCAGCTGGTCAATGTGCCGTCCGTCGACCGCTGGCTCAACATCTACGGCGAGCGGCAAACGCGCGATACGTCGTTGACTGTGACAGGCGGACGGCGCGTCGGCTCGGCCGCGTTCTACACGCTCGATCTGGCAGGCGAAGTGGGGCGCAACTCGCCGCTCACGCTCGGCGTGCGCGCGGGCCGCAACCAGGTCGCGGACGAAAACCAGGCGCTGCTGGTCGGCGGCATGAAAGACAACGTGATCGGCGATCTCACGTATCGCATGACCGAGCGGATCACGTTCACGGGCAGCGTCGAAGCGGACCGCTTCTATAGCCAGGCGCGCAACTATATCGGCAGCGGCGTGCTGTCTACAGCGGAAGTGAGCTACCGCATCCGCACCAGTTACCCGGACTACACGTTGCGCGCGCTGATCACGCACGGCGGCTACGGCGCAAGCGGCCAGGCCGACGCGCTGATGACGCGCCTGTTGCCGACTGCGCTGCAGCCCGCGACGCCGCAGGACTTCATGCCGGACACGTACACGCAATACGGCTTCTACTTCGGCTTCGGCAACGATCTGCGGGAGCAGTACACGCATGCATGGCGTCCGTTCTTCGACGTCGGCATCGTGCATGACTCGATCCAGGGCTGGGGCCCGGACGTGAGTCTCGGTATTGCGGGCACCGTGCTGGGTGGCGATCATCTGGCCGTGTTCCTGCAGCATCAGCGCGTGTCGAAGATCGGCACGCCCGTCACGCTGCTGGGTGCGACCTACAAATGGTTTTACTGA